The Pseudarthrobacter sp. NS4 genome includes a window with the following:
- a CDS encoding dienelactone hydrolase family protein, with product MSDYRSVHIPVDAVKLEGDLHLPGHWDAIVVFAHGSGSSRHSPRNRYVASVLHQAGLGTLLLDLLTPAEEADRGNVFNIPLLAHRLSAATHWLAEADDTGARRCGYFGASTGAGAALWAAAEPGARVGAVVSRGGRPDLAGPRLAAVQAPTLLIVGSADPQVLDLNREALERLHAPACLEIVPGATHLFEEPGTLAQAAALAADWFVRYLMPGTTEKPVP from the coding sequence TTGAGCGACTACCGCAGCGTCCACATTCCCGTTGACGCGGTAAAGCTTGAAGGTGACCTGCATCTGCCCGGCCACTGGGACGCCATTGTGGTGTTCGCGCACGGCAGCGGCAGCAGCAGGCACAGCCCCCGCAACCGCTACGTTGCTTCCGTCCTCCACCAGGCGGGCCTCGGAACCCTCCTTCTGGACTTGCTGACCCCTGCTGAGGAAGCCGACCGCGGCAACGTCTTCAACATCCCGCTGCTCGCGCACCGCCTCAGCGCAGCAACCCACTGGCTGGCTGAGGCGGATGACACTGGTGCACGCCGATGTGGCTACTTCGGGGCGAGTACCGGGGCCGGTGCGGCGTTGTGGGCGGCGGCTGAGCCCGGGGCCCGCGTGGGCGCCGTCGTTTCCAGGGGCGGGCGTCCGGACCTGGCTGGCCCGCGGCTGGCAGCCGTCCAAGCCCCGACCCTCCTGATTGTCGGAAGCGCCGATCCCCAGGTCCTCGACCTCAACCGCGAAGCACTGGAACGTCTGCACGCACCCGCCTGCCTGGAGATTGTTCCGGGAGCGACGCACCTCTTCGAGGAACCCGGAACCCTCGCCCAAGCGGCGGCGCTGGCCGCGGACTGGTTTGTCCGCTACCTGATGCCAGGCACCACGGAAAAACCTGTTCCTTGA
- a CDS encoding LacI family DNA-binding transcriptional regulator, whose amino-acid sequence MQGQQSRLTLASLAREAGVSAPTVSKVINGRPDVSAETRKRVLAILARTGYKSPLQQRRTFAANPVVEVVLDSLNSGYTAEVLNGILEYAAGAGVEILLGSTGMKGGPAPTPEQRAQRIVDQGRYGMIVITSAFADAPLDAFHRRGIPVVVIDPLNPPSEQVVSVGCTDWAGAKDATSHLLGLGHRRIAFLGGPETVDCNQARLHGYLAALRSRGVAAQDGYVLAGEFRSDDGARRLRSLLQLDPGPTAVFAASDTIALGVVAEALRQQVRIPEDLSVVGFDGIRQTEEAVPALTTVAQPLRDIGRAALRIILRQVKGEVPDSRRVELATTLVVRESTAPPPEPR is encoded by the coding sequence ATGCAGGGACAACAGAGCAGGCTCACGCTGGCGTCGTTGGCCCGCGAGGCGGGCGTTTCCGCGCCGACGGTCTCCAAGGTGATCAACGGCCGTCCGGATGTTTCCGCTGAAACCCGGAAAAGGGTGCTGGCGATACTGGCCCGCACCGGCTACAAATCACCGCTGCAGCAGCGCCGTACCTTCGCGGCCAACCCCGTGGTTGAGGTGGTGCTGGACTCCCTCAATTCCGGTTACACGGCAGAGGTGCTCAACGGCATCCTGGAGTACGCGGCCGGTGCCGGCGTCGAAATATTGCTGGGCAGCACCGGTATGAAAGGCGGCCCCGCGCCCACTCCGGAACAGCGCGCGCAACGCATCGTCGACCAGGGCCGCTACGGGATGATCGTGATCACGTCGGCATTCGCAGATGCCCCGCTTGATGCCTTCCACCGCCGGGGCATCCCGGTGGTGGTTATCGATCCGCTCAACCCCCCATCGGAGCAGGTTGTGAGCGTCGGATGCACGGACTGGGCGGGAGCCAAGGACGCTACCTCCCATTTGCTGGGATTGGGGCACCGCCGGATCGCGTTCCTCGGCGGGCCGGAAACGGTGGACTGCAACCAGGCCCGGCTCCACGGCTACCTTGCCGCGCTCCGCTCCCGCGGTGTTGCAGCCCAGGACGGGTATGTCCTGGCCGGAGAGTTCCGGTCCGACGACGGCGCGCGCCGGCTGCGCTCATTGCTGCAGTTGGACCCGGGGCCCACAGCCGTCTTCGCCGCCAGCGACACCATCGCGCTGGGGGTGGTGGCCGAGGCGCTCCGGCAACAGGTCCGGATCCCGGAGGACCTCAGCGTGGTGGGTTTCGACGGCATCCGCCAGACTGAAGAGGCCGTTCCCGCCCTGACCACTGTGGCGCAGCCGCTGCGCGACATCGGGCGTGCGGCCCTGCGGATCATCCTGCGCCAGGTCAAGGGCGAGGTGCCGGATTCGCGCCGCGTTGAGCTCGCCACGACGTTGGTGGTCCGGGAATCCACGGCCCCGCCGCCGGAGCCCAGGTAG
- the mptB gene encoding polyprenol phosphomannose-dependent alpha 1,6 mannosyltransferase MptB codes for MTAGGSHLGISESQPGAPAKASEPAKGRAYLATIEGFVGALMMFVGSIGTGWIANGSPMIRQPVVIALRTEGWGVTVSTILLTVGAMVLMRSWLRLGQRLADWGKSSLRSVVIAISAWSLPLLFCVPVFSRDVYAYTGQGRLVMEGQNPYEVGISTLSNWFSLGADPAWAENRTPYGPYFLWLARGVVGLTGAQPDVSVLLFRLLAGVGVLLCVIYVPKLAELHGINGARALWISVANPLFLISFIASAHNDALMVGLAVAGVYFAATRRYLLGLLLVTASIGIKPITVLLLPFIGVMWAGPSASWPRKFLVWGATAGISFGVLALSGIPYNLGIGWTWAIMDPTPGYTGYSPSGFLGQQVEFLANVLGLAGGTFATLLRTGMKWAAIGLVLLLMFRGDYSRAVRRMALAFTAVVMLSPIIQPWYILWFLPFLAVTGIRDDWQIRSLYVGVTFFVVFGAQDQLSVWSFVELPIDASSLAFVTALAFTFYLLFLDVHTRTLLIQGKPLDLAKRGWKWVLARREARRAQAEQPGRERLGSR; via the coding sequence ATGACGGCAGGCGGGTCACACCTCGGGATTTCGGAAAGCCAGCCGGGCGCGCCGGCCAAGGCTTCCGAGCCGGCTAAAGGCCGCGCCTATCTCGCCACCATCGAAGGTTTTGTCGGCGCCCTCATGATGTTCGTCGGCTCGATCGGGACCGGCTGGATAGCCAACGGCTCGCCCATGATCCGCCAGCCCGTGGTTATCGCGCTCCGCACCGAGGGCTGGGGAGTCACTGTTTCCACCATCCTGCTCACCGTGGGTGCCATGGTTCTGATGCGGTCCTGGTTGCGGCTGGGGCAGCGACTGGCCGACTGGGGGAAATCATCGCTGCGTTCCGTGGTGATCGCCATTTCCGCCTGGTCCCTGCCGTTGCTGTTCTGCGTGCCTGTCTTCTCCCGCGACGTCTACGCCTACACCGGCCAGGGCCGGCTGGTGATGGAAGGCCAGAACCCCTACGAGGTGGGCATTTCCACCCTCAGCAACTGGTTCTCGCTGGGGGCCGATCCCGCGTGGGCGGAGAACCGCACGCCCTACGGCCCGTACTTCCTGTGGCTGGCGCGCGGGGTGGTGGGGCTGACCGGCGCCCAGCCCGACGTGTCCGTGCTGCTCTTCCGGCTCCTGGCCGGCGTCGGGGTCCTGCTCTGCGTCATCTACGTGCCCAAGCTGGCGGAGCTGCACGGCATCAACGGGGCCCGGGCGCTCTGGATCTCGGTGGCCAACCCGCTGTTCCTGATCAGCTTCATTGCCAGTGCCCATAACGACGCCCTGATGGTGGGGCTCGCCGTTGCAGGCGTCTACTTTGCAGCCACGCGCCGTTACCTGCTGGGCCTCCTCCTGGTCACGGCATCGATCGGGATCAAGCCGATCACGGTGCTGCTGCTGCCGTTCATCGGGGTCATGTGGGCTGGCCCCTCGGCTTCGTGGCCGCGCAAGTTCCTGGTCTGGGGCGCGACGGCGGGCATCAGCTTCGGCGTGCTGGCCCTCAGCGGCATCCCCTACAACCTCGGCATCGGCTGGACCTGGGCCATCATGGACCCCACTCCGGGTTACACCGGGTACTCACCGTCCGGTTTCCTGGGCCAGCAGGTGGAATTTCTGGCCAACGTCCTGGGACTCGCTGGCGGGACGTTCGCCACGCTGCTGCGGACGGGCATGAAGTGGGCCGCCATCGGGCTGGTGCTGCTGCTGATGTTCCGCGGTGACTACTCCCGGGCGGTGCGCCGGATGGCTCTGGCGTTCACCGCCGTCGTAATGCTCTCACCCATCATCCAGCCCTGGTACATCCTGTGGTTCCTGCCGTTCCTGGCCGTTACCGGGATCAGGGACGACTGGCAGATCCGCTCGCTGTACGTTGGCGTGACGTTCTTTGTGGTGTTCGGGGCGCAGGACCAGCTCTCCGTGTGGTCCTTCGTGGAACTGCCCATCGACGCCTCGTCGCTGGCATTCGTGACGGCCCTGGCATTCACGTTCTACCTTTTATTCCTCGACGTGCATACACGAACACTGCTTATCCAGGGCAAGCCCCTGGACCTGGCAAAGCGGGGCTGGAAGTGGGTGCTGGCACGGCGCGAGGCCAGGCGCGCCCAGGCGGAACAGCCCGGCCGCGAGCGACTGGGAAGCCGCTAG
- a CDS encoding alpha-N-arabinofuranosidase: MTITSPATQDAALAVVAPTVITVDRSAVVAPVSRRIFGSFVEHLGRCVYDGIYEPNHPTANEDGFRLDVIELVKELGSSTIRYPGGNFVSGYRWEDGVGPRDQRPVRRDLAWHSLESNQVGLDEFARWCKLTGSELMMAVNLGTRGIEAALDLLEYTNHPSGTALSEQRIANGAKDPYNIRMWCLGNEMDGPWQIGHMSAEDYGKLAARTASAMKTADKNLELVVCGSSGSSMPTFGEWERVVLEHSYNYVDYISCHAYYQERNGDLGSYLASSLDMQYFIETVVATADHVKHKLKSKKTIQLSFDEWNIWYLDEHQASDEVNEEWTHAPRQLEDTYSVADAVVFGNLLMTLLKNHDRVAAASLAQLVNVIAPIMTEPGGATWRQTTFFPFSVTSRLAKGEVLRPRIEAGTYTTAVYGEAPLVDSVATTDAATGESALFLVNRSQTEAIDVTINVAELNATVITEAVTLHDEDVYAKNTLQDQDRVGLKQLEGAVLDEGTLTVTLPPVSWSAVALG, translated from the coding sequence ATGACCATCACCTCTCCAGCCACACAGGACGCCGCCCTGGCCGTTGTGGCGCCTACTGTCATCACCGTGGACCGTTCAGCTGTGGTGGCCCCTGTCAGCCGCCGCATCTTCGGTTCCTTTGTGGAGCACCTGGGCCGCTGCGTCTACGACGGTATTTACGAACCCAACCACCCCACCGCAAACGAGGACGGTTTCCGCCTGGACGTCATCGAACTCGTCAAGGAGCTCGGCTCCAGCACCATCCGCTACCCCGGCGGCAACTTCGTCTCCGGCTACCGCTGGGAGGACGGCGTTGGCCCCCGGGACCAGCGGCCGGTCCGCCGCGACCTGGCCTGGCACTCCCTGGAGTCCAACCAGGTCGGCCTGGACGAATTCGCCCGCTGGTGCAAGCTCACCGGCTCTGAACTGATGATGGCCGTCAACCTGGGCACCCGCGGGATCGAGGCCGCCCTTGACCTGCTGGAGTACACGAACCACCCCTCCGGCACGGCACTCAGCGAGCAGCGCATCGCCAACGGCGCGAAAGACCCCTACAACATCCGCATGTGGTGCCTGGGCAACGAGATGGACGGACCCTGGCAGATCGGCCACATGTCCGCCGAGGACTACGGAAAGCTCGCCGCCCGCACCGCGTCCGCCATGAAGACGGCGGACAAGAACCTGGAGCTGGTGGTCTGCGGCTCGTCCGGGTCCTCCATGCCCACGTTCGGCGAGTGGGAGCGCGTGGTCCTCGAACACAGCTACAACTACGTGGACTACATCTCCTGCCACGCCTACTACCAGGAACGCAACGGCGACCTGGGCTCCTACCTGGCCTCATCGCTGGACATGCAGTACTTCATCGAGACCGTGGTGGCCACCGCGGACCACGTCAAGCACAAGCTCAAGAGCAAGAAGACCATCCAGCTCTCCTTTGACGAGTGGAACATCTGGTACCTGGACGAGCACCAGGCCTCCGACGAGGTCAACGAGGAATGGACGCACGCGCCGCGCCAGCTGGAGGATACCTACTCGGTGGCCGACGCCGTGGTGTTCGGCAACCTGCTGATGACGCTCCTGAAGAACCATGACCGGGTTGCCGCTGCATCCCTCGCCCAGCTGGTGAACGTCATTGCGCCCATCATGACAGAACCGGGCGGCGCCACCTGGCGCCAGACCACGTTCTTCCCGTTCTCCGTCACGTCACGGCTTGCCAAGGGCGAGGTGCTCCGCCCGCGGATCGAGGCCGGAACCTACACGACGGCGGTGTACGGCGAGGCCCCGCTGGTGGACTCGGTGGCAACCACCGATGCCGCTACCGGAGAATCCGCCCTCTTCCTGGTCAACCGCAGCCAGACCGAGGCGATCGATGTAACCATCAACGTGGCCGAGCTCAACGCCACTGTGATCACCGAGGCCGTGACCCTGCACGATGAGGACGTCTACGCCAAGAACACCCTGCAGGACCAGGACCGCGTGGGCCTGAAGCAGCTCGAAGGCGCCGTCCTGGACGAAGGCACGCTCACGGTGACGCTGCCGCCCGTGTCCTGGTCCGCCGTCGCGCTCGGCTGA
- a CDS encoding LacI family DNA-binding transcriptional regulator yields the protein MAATLHDVARVAGVSFKTVSNVINNHPHVRDTTRAKVELAIQELGYRPNLTARSLRSGHTGAITLALPQLKLPYFAELADSVIEAAAKRGLVVLIEQTGADRTRELEVMSSPRLKMSDGLIFSPLALGQEDADLIKADVPIVLLGERIFGSASDHVTMQNVTAARAATEHLLDIGRKRIAVVGAHEGEVIGSAGLRLRGYREALDARGIPYDDGIVAYVVDWHRSNGAAAMHDLLDRGAGFDAVFGLNDTLAQGAVRVLQEAGFRVPDDVAVIGFDDLDETRYTLPTLSTVDPGRTEIAETAIRMLMERIKDRDGTPPREIETAFRIVARESTVGSGG from the coding sequence ATGGCGGCTACGCTTCACGACGTTGCCCGGGTGGCAGGGGTTTCCTTCAAGACGGTTTCCAACGTCATCAACAACCACCCCCATGTCCGGGACACCACGCGCGCCAAGGTTGAACTGGCCATCCAGGAGCTGGGCTACCGGCCCAACCTCACCGCGCGCAGCCTCCGGTCAGGCCACACGGGAGCCATCACCCTGGCCCTGCCCCAGCTGAAACTGCCGTACTTCGCCGAGCTGGCCGACTCCGTGATCGAAGCCGCCGCGAAGCGCGGGCTGGTGGTGCTGATCGAGCAGACCGGCGCCGACCGGACCCGCGAGCTTGAGGTGATGTCCAGCCCGCGGCTGAAGATGTCCGACGGCCTGATTTTCAGCCCGCTGGCGCTCGGCCAGGAGGACGCGGACCTGATCAAGGCTGACGTGCCCATCGTCCTGCTCGGCGAGCGCATCTTCGGCAGCGCCTCGGACCATGTCACCATGCAGAACGTCACCGCTGCCCGGGCCGCCACCGAGCACCTGCTGGACATCGGCCGGAAGCGGATCGCCGTGGTGGGCGCCCATGAAGGGGAAGTCATCGGCTCGGCCGGCCTGCGCCTGCGTGGGTACCGGGAGGCGCTGGATGCGCGGGGCATTCCGTACGACGACGGCATAGTCGCCTACGTGGTGGACTGGCACCGGTCCAACGGCGCTGCTGCCATGCACGACCTTCTGGACCGCGGCGCCGGGTTCGATGCGGTCTTCGGGCTCAATGACACCCTGGCGCAAGGTGCGGTGCGCGTCCTGCAGGAAGCCGGCTTCCGCGTGCCGGACGATGTGGCGGTCATCGGCTTCGACGACCTCGATGAGACCCGGTATACCCTCCCCACGCTGAGCACCGTGGACCCCGGCCGCACCGAGATCGCCGAGACCGCCATCCGGATGCTTATGGAACGGATCAAGGACCGGGACGGAACCCCGCCCCGGGAAATCGAGACGGCGTTCCGGATTGTGGCCCGCGAATCCACGGTGGGCTCAGGCGGCTGA
- a CDS encoding GGDEF domain-containing protein, giving the protein MALDTVTLRIAFGLMALVLVFLFYFSAYRVTRSPYSGWWCLALIFFLTGAACFLLDGTVHQVWANPAGNVLLVHGGVAVWAGARSLRTVHPPKWAFTGIPLVTLIASVLDNPATNTWSGGPVFLAAMGITIGLAARELWRLEPGYSRVRIPMAVSAGGLAVFYLFRWLAFVLEGQDGPTFTTVFGSAVTTLVTMVLLVVVSFSMAALSSEQQTRALRVVASRDDLTGLLNRKAFLDLAAEQLADHDVAKGSGALILADLDHFKAVNDTHGHAAGDVALQSFAGACTATVRSTDLVGRYGGEEFVLLVPGSSPERAEDIAEEISRRLASAPPLNGMEMPTVSYGISMYDSRTRNVEELIASADAALYVAKSLGRNRTARSDRMM; this is encoded by the coding sequence ATGGCTCTGGATACCGTGACTCTCCGGATCGCATTCGGCCTGATGGCGCTGGTGCTGGTTTTCCTTTTCTACTTCTCCGCCTACCGGGTGACGCGCTCGCCGTACAGCGGCTGGTGGTGCCTGGCCCTCATCTTCTTCCTCACCGGGGCTGCCTGCTTCCTCCTGGACGGGACAGTCCACCAGGTCTGGGCCAACCCGGCAGGCAATGTGCTGCTGGTGCACGGCGGGGTGGCCGTGTGGGCAGGCGCCCGTTCGCTGCGGACAGTGCATCCGCCGAAATGGGCGTTCACCGGCATCCCGCTGGTTACCCTGATTGCCTCCGTGCTGGACAACCCGGCTACCAACACCTGGTCCGGCGGCCCGGTGTTCCTTGCCGCGATGGGCATCACCATAGGGTTGGCGGCACGCGAACTATGGCGCCTGGAGCCGGGGTATTCACGCGTCCGGATTCCCATGGCCGTGTCCGCCGGTGGACTCGCCGTCTTCTACTTATTCCGCTGGCTGGCGTTTGTGCTGGAGGGCCAGGATGGACCCACCTTTACAACCGTCTTCGGCTCCGCGGTGACCACCCTGGTGACCATGGTGCTGCTGGTGGTGGTTTCCTTCAGCATGGCAGCCCTGAGCAGCGAACAGCAGACCCGGGCCTTGCGGGTGGTGGCCTCGCGCGACGACCTCACCGGGCTGCTGAACCGCAAAGCCTTCCTGGACCTGGCCGCCGAGCAGCTGGCGGACCACGACGTCGCCAAGGGCTCCGGCGCGCTGATCCTCGCCGACCTGGACCACTTCAAAGCAGTCAACGATACCCATGGCCACGCCGCCGGTGACGTCGCCCTGCAGTCCTTCGCGGGCGCCTGCACCGCAACGGTGCGCTCCACAGACCTGGTGGGGCGTTACGGCGGCGAAGAGTTCGTCCTCCTTGTCCCGGGATCCAGTCCTGAGCGGGCCGAAGATATCGCCGAAGAGATCAGCCGACGCTTAGCGTCGGCACCGCCCCTGAACGGGATGGAGATGCCCACGGTGAGCTACGGGATATCCATGTATGATTCCCGGACCCGCAACGTTGAGGAGCTCATCGCTTCGGCCGACGCCGCGCTCTACGTGGCCAAGTCACTGGGCAGGAACCGGACTGCCCGCAGCGACCGGATGATGTAA
- a CDS encoding arabinan endo-1,5-alpha-L-arabinosidase, whose amino-acid sequence MAQPNKSAASRPAVRWTAVRLAAVLAAAVLVLTGCGAAAPASDARPAAELSGDFFTHDPALVKGEEGEPWFIYSTGNGQVADGNIQIRSSTDGTDWEYAGEVWQQKPAWLKEAVPGVDNLWAPELYKHDGTWYLYYSASTFGKNLSVIALATNTTLDPADPAYEWVDRGQVVSSKGERFNAIDPGIAEDADGTPWLSFGSFWTGLQLMQLEWPTGMPANAAEPLTIADRKEPPNAIEAPYILPRDGKYYLFFSRDFCCKGLDSTYNIAVGRADSITGPYLDADGKPLLDGGGTPVLGAAGDRVGPGGQSISGGTLAYHYYAKELDGAFRLGLLDLEWKDGWPSVPQD is encoded by the coding sequence GTGGCCCAGCCAAACAAGTCCGCCGCCAGCCGCCCTGCTGTTCGATGGACAGCGGTACGGCTGGCGGCGGTGCTGGCCGCCGCCGTCCTTGTCCTGACTGGATGCGGCGCAGCGGCGCCGGCGTCGGACGCCCGCCCGGCCGCCGAACTCAGCGGTGACTTCTTCACCCATGATCCCGCCCTCGTGAAGGGGGAGGAGGGCGAACCCTGGTTCATCTACTCCACCGGGAACGGGCAGGTGGCGGACGGCAACATCCAGATCCGGAGCTCCACCGATGGCACCGACTGGGAGTACGCGGGGGAAGTGTGGCAGCAGAAACCCGCCTGGCTCAAGGAAGCGGTGCCGGGCGTGGACAACCTCTGGGCGCCGGAACTCTACAAGCATGACGGCACCTGGTACCTCTACTACTCGGCGTCGACATTCGGGAAAAACCTGTCCGTCATCGCCCTGGCCACGAACACCACCCTGGACCCGGCAGATCCCGCGTACGAATGGGTGGACCGCGGGCAGGTGGTCTCGTCAAAGGGGGAGCGGTTCAACGCCATAGACCCCGGCATCGCGGAGGACGCGGACGGGACGCCGTGGCTGTCCTTTGGCTCCTTCTGGACCGGGCTGCAGCTCATGCAGCTCGAGTGGCCCACCGGGATGCCGGCCAACGCGGCGGAACCGCTCACCATTGCGGACCGGAAGGAGCCGCCCAACGCGATCGAGGCGCCGTACATCCTGCCGCGCGACGGCAAGTACTACCTGTTCTTCTCCCGCGACTTCTGCTGCAAGGGACTGGACAGCACTTACAACATCGCGGTGGGCAGGGCGGACAGCATCACCGGGCCGTACCTGGACGCCGACGGCAAGCCACTGCTCGACGGCGGCGGCACGCCTGTGCTGGGCGCAGCCGGCGACCGTGTGGGTCCGGGCGGCCAGTCCATCTCCGGTGGCACGCTTGCGTACCATTACTACGCCAAGGAACTGGACGGTGCCTTCCGGCTGGGGCTGCTGGACCTCGAGTGGAAGGACGGGTGGCCGTCAGTGCCGCAGGACTGA
- a CDS encoding DUF2029 domain-containing protein, translating into MVSIRTKVLPAKAVDWFARPSSVWWGFAVVHLYFLGWMASFFLHGDTFSDTEQYRQWAMDGYNPENLDGKISPWVYPVLAQIPIFLAHIAGPGLYLLVWFLIITALNAVGLAFLTRGPRKVSGTAPAWWWLFFTVFMGYLSFARVEGITAPIVLIALLYAAQRPVVAGILLSIATWIKVWPAAVLAPIVIASQKRVQVVLSGVVVTAVVALGTWLSGGLRHIMDFLTNQGERGMQLEATFSTPWVWLSVFNIAGSKMADNTAINSTEVYGPGAGTAAFLMQPLLILAAVGAAILLVRAMNRGAEREELFLEGSLMMVTAFIVFNKVGSPQFIIWLAPVIIAGLTHDWERWKVPAALLMGIAITTFVIYPLFYTPLIHAHPVMAAILTTRNVLLVVLLWWSVKRTAELGRKHAAHVPADA; encoded by the coding sequence TTGGTCAGCATCCGCACCAAAGTCCTTCCTGCAAAGGCGGTGGACTGGTTCGCCCGCCCGTCCAGCGTGTGGTGGGGCTTCGCCGTCGTCCATCTGTACTTCCTGGGCTGGATGGCGTCCTTCTTCCTGCACGGCGATACCTTCAGTGACACCGAGCAGTATCGCCAGTGGGCTATGGACGGCTACAACCCGGAGAACCTCGACGGGAAGATCAGCCCGTGGGTGTACCCGGTACTGGCGCAGATCCCCATCTTCCTTGCCCACATCGCCGGGCCAGGCCTGTACCTGCTGGTGTGGTTCCTGATCATCACGGCCCTCAACGCCGTCGGGCTTGCCTTCCTTACCCGCGGCCCGCGGAAGGTGAGCGGCACTGCCCCGGCCTGGTGGTGGCTGTTCTTCACGGTCTTTATGGGCTACCTCAGCTTTGCGAGGGTAGAGGGCATTACCGCACCCATCGTGCTGATCGCGCTGCTGTATGCGGCGCAGCGGCCCGTGGTGGCTGGCATCCTGCTCAGCATCGCCACCTGGATCAAGGTGTGGCCGGCGGCCGTCCTGGCGCCCATCGTGATTGCAAGCCAGAAACGGGTCCAGGTGGTCCTCTCCGGCGTGGTGGTGACGGCCGTTGTCGCCCTGGGAACGTGGCTTTCCGGCGGCCTGCGGCACATCATGGACTTCCTCACCAACCAGGGCGAACGCGGCATGCAGCTGGAGGCCACATTCTCCACGCCGTGGGTCTGGCTGAGCGTCTTCAACATCGCCGGTTCCAAAATGGCGGACAACACGGCCATCAACTCCACCGAGGTTTATGGCCCGGGAGCGGGCACAGCCGCGTTCCTGATGCAGCCGCTCCTCATCCTGGCTGCGGTGGGAGCGGCCATCCTGCTGGTCCGCGCGATGAACCGCGGCGCCGAACGCGAGGAACTGTTCCTCGAGGGTTCCCTCATGATGGTCACCGCCTTCATCGTGTTCAACAAAGTGGGCTCGCCGCAGTTCATCATCTGGCTGGCGCCGGTGATCATCGCGGGCCTCACCCATGACTGGGAACGGTGGAAGGTACCGGCGGCCCTCCTGATGGGCATCGCCATCACCACCTTTGTGATCTATCCGCTGTTCTACACCCCGCTCATCCACGCCCACCCCGTCATGGCAGCGATCCTTACCACCCGCAACGTGCTCCTGGTGGTGCTGCTCTGGTGGTCGGTGAAGCGGACGGCAGAGCTCGGGCGGAAGCACGCAGCGCACGTGCCTGCGGACGCCTAA
- a CDS encoding zinc ribbon domain-containing protein: MFLLFGFKTVLKALPGKAATCQYCRSFVHHHLEERATKFTLFFIPVFTTSRKYHITCTNCGYVSSISARQKRALELQR, translated from the coding sequence ATGTTCCTTCTCTTTGGCTTCAAAACGGTACTAAAAGCACTTCCGGGGAAGGCGGCGACCTGCCAGTACTGCCGTTCCTTTGTCCATCACCACCTGGAGGAGCGGGCCACCAAGTTCACGTTGTTCTTCATCCCGGTGTTCACCACGTCCCGGAAATACCACATCACTTGCACCAACTGCGGGTACGTCTCGTCCATCTCCGCGCGCCAGAAGCGTGCACTTGAGCTGCAGCGCTGA
- a CDS encoding ThuA domain-containing protein has product MNGTKTALVVRGGWEGHQPVEATNVFIPFLEDNGYGVRIEESPKIYADAEYMAGVDLIVQCMTMSTIERDEFQGLHAAVENGTGLAGWHGGIADSYRNTSDYLHLIGGQFASHPGKHPDDRRGDQSDNYVPYTVNMLPAAADHPITRGIGDFDLFTEQYWVLADDYIDVLATSTQKVRAWDPWHREVTSPAIWTRQWGEGRIFVSTPGHRVEVLEDSNVRTIIERGMLWASR; this is encoded by the coding sequence ATGAACGGCACTAAGACAGCGCTGGTGGTCCGCGGCGGGTGGGAGGGGCACCAGCCCGTCGAAGCTACGAACGTGTTCATCCCCTTCCTCGAGGACAACGGCTACGGCGTCCGCATCGAGGAGTCACCCAAGATCTACGCCGATGCGGAATACATGGCGGGCGTTGACCTCATCGTGCAATGCATGACCATGTCCACCATCGAACGGGACGAATTCCAGGGGCTCCACGCTGCCGTCGAAAACGGGACGGGCCTGGCAGGATGGCATGGCGGGATTGCCGATTCCTACCGCAACACGTCGGATTACCTGCACCTGATCGGCGGCCAGTTCGCCTCCCATCCAGGAAAGCATCCGGATGATCGGAGGGGCGACCAGTCGGACAACTACGTCCCGTATACGGTGAACATGCTTCCCGCGGCAGCGGACCACCCCATCACCCGCGGCATCGGGGATTTTGACCTGTTCACTGAGCAGTACTGGGTCCTGGCCGACGACTACATCGACGTCCTTGCCACCAGCACGCAGAAAGTGCGGGCTTGGGACCCCTGGCACCGTGAGGTAACTTCCCCGGCGATTTGGACCCGCCAGTGGGGCGAAGGCCGGATCTTCGTCTCCACCCCCGGCCACCGCGTGGAAGTCCTGGAGGACAGCAACGTCCGCACCATCATCGAAAGGGGCATGCTGTGGGCGAGCCGCTGA